Proteins encoded in a region of the Cetobacterium ceti genome:
- the rplI gene encoding 50S ribosomal protein L9 has protein sequence MAKIQVILTADVAGQGRKGEIVSVSEGYAKNFLLKNNKGVMATDEELKKIENRKKREAKKAQEEKEKSLGLKKELESKKIVIVAKTGDNGKLFGAITNKEVSSEIEKAFGVAIDRKKIECNIKALGEHKAIVKLHTEVKAEVTVVVKG, from the coding sequence ATGGCGAAAATACAAGTTATATTAACAGCGGATGTTGCAGGACAAGGTAGAAAGGGAGAGATTGTCAGTGTATCAGAGGGATATGCAAAAAACTTCCTATTAAAAAATAACAAAGGTGTTATGGCAACTGATGAAGAGCTAAAAAAAATAGAGAATAGAAAAAAAAGAGAAGCTAAAAAAGCTCAAGAGGAAAAAGAGAAATCTTTAGGATTAAAAAAAGAGTTAGAAAGTAAAAAAATAGTAATAGTTGCTAAAACTGGAGATAATGGAAAACTATTTGGAGCAATTACAAATAAAGAAGTATCATCTGAGATAGAGAAAGCTTTTGGTGTTGCAATTGATAGAAAGAAAATAGAGTGTAATATAAAAGCTTTAGGAGAACATAAAGCTATAGTAAAATTACATACTGAAGTTAAAGCGGAAGTAACTGTTGTAGTTAAAGGATAG
- the dnaB gene encoding replicative DNA helicase → MEDIQTLRKVPSSIEAERSVLGGIFLKPDVFGEVIEVISPNDFYKTQHKIIYETMMEIYGAGNQIDPIIVMDRLKRKNKFEEIGGETILYEIIEEVPTAANILTYARIIKEKSTLRNLSDIGTKIVEMSRDGYEDVDTILDKAEGLIFKVAEGKESKDVISLKEAMSGEFERLEQLFQNKGATTGIPSGFKSFDEMTSGFQPSDLVILAARPSMGKTAFALNLALNAGMKSNKAVLVFSLEMSSTQLLQRLLAVEAGIGLQKIRNGFLTNDDWGKLGISSGKLANSEINIADVPNVNVLEIRSIARRLKAAGKLDMIIIDYLQLIKGSSSRSDNRQQEISDISRSLKGIARELDVPIIALSQLSRAPEQRADRRPMLSDLRESGAIEQDADMVVFLYRDDYYNDDSESKGITEVIIGKQRNGPVGTVSLRFFHEITRFADYTTKVD, encoded by the coding sequence ATGGAAGATATTCAGACTCTAAGAAAAGTTCCAAGTAGTATAGAAGCTGAGAGGTCTGTTCTAGGGGGAATATTTCTTAAACCAGATGTATTTGGTGAAGTTATAGAAGTGATTTCTCCCAATGACTTTTACAAAACACAACATAAAATTATCTATGAAACAATGATGGAAATTTATGGGGCGGGAAACCAGATTGACCCTATAATAGTAATGGATAGATTAAAGAGAAAAAATAAATTTGAAGAAATCGGTGGAGAGACTATTTTATATGAAATTATAGAAGAAGTTCCAACGGCAGCAAATATTTTAACATATGCTAGGATAATAAAAGAAAAATCTACTCTTAGAAATTTAAGTGATATAGGAACTAAAATTGTAGAGATGAGTAGAGATGGATATGAAGATGTAGACACAATTTTAGATAAAGCAGAAGGGCTTATATTTAAAGTTGCTGAAGGGAAAGAATCAAAGGATGTTATTTCTTTAAAGGAAGCTATGAGTGGAGAGTTTGAAAGATTAGAACAACTTTTTCAAAACAAAGGAGCTACTACTGGTATTCCTTCAGGATTTAAAAGTTTTGATGAAATGACAAGTGGATTTCAACCTTCAGATTTAGTTATCTTAGCTGCAAGACCATCTATGGGAAAAACAGCCTTTGCACTAAATTTAGCATTGAATGCAGGAATGAAAAGTAATAAAGCTGTATTAGTCTTCAGTTTAGAGATGTCTAGTACACAGCTTCTTCAAAGATTATTAGCTGTAGAAGCAGGAATAGGATTACAAAAGATTAGAAATGGATTTTTAACCAATGATGATTGGGGAAAACTTGGAATTTCTAGTGGAAAGTTAGCAAATTCAGAAATAAATATAGCAGATGTACCCAATGTAAATGTACTAGAAATTAGATCTATAGCTAGAAGATTAAAAGCTGCGGGTAAATTAGATATGATAATAATAGACTACTTACAGCTTATAAAGGGTAGTAGCAGTAGATCAGATAACAGACAACAGGAAATATCTGATATTTCTAGATCTCTAAAGGGAATAGCTAGAGAATTAGATGTTCCAATTATTGCTTTGTCACAGTTATCTCGTGCTCCAGAACAAAGAGCCGATAGAAGACCGATGTTATCAGATTTAAGAGAATCTGGAGCAATTGAGCAAGATGCGGATATGGTTGTATTTTTATATAGAGATGATTATTATAATGATGATAGTGAAAGTAAAGGTATAACAGAAGTTATTATTGGAAA